The segment GAAACCGGGAACGGCCGGCCCAGCATCAAGATTTCACCCCGCGAGGGACGCTCGCCGGAGTGGGTCCGTCCGGCGGAGCTTGGCCGACTGGATAGTGAGTCAAGAAATGAATCAGGGTGCGAACACCAATGCCTGAGGCGCCACGCGCGCTCCAAGGCTTTGGGTCGTCGAGCCAAGCTGTCCCGGCGATGTCCAGATGAAGCCAGGGGGTTTCCTCAGCAAAAGCTTTGAGGAACATGGCGGCGGTGATGGCCCCGCCGCCGCGCTGGCCGCTGATGTTTTTCAGATCGGCGATGTGGCTCTTCATGAGCTCGGCGTATTCCTCGTCCAGCGGCATGGACCACATTTTCTCGCCGGCAGCCTGAGCGCTCGCAAGAAAGCGCTCGAGAAGAACCGCGTCCGAGGCAAAAATGCCGGCATTCAGGTTGCCGAGAGCAACCACGATAGCACCGGTCAGCGTCGCAGCATCAATCAGGCAAGTGCATCCGAGCCGCTTGGCGTAGGTCAGGGCATCGGCCAGGACAAGCCGGCCTTCGGCATCGGTGTTCAACACCTCAATGGTTTTGCCGGAGAGCGAGGTTTGGATGTCCCCCGGTTTTTGGGCGCGACCGCTCATAAGATTCTCCGCTGCGGGCACGAAAGCCATAACGCGGAAAGGGAGGTTGAGCTGGGTGATGGCGCGCATGACGCCAAGCATGGTGGCGCCGCCGGCCATGTCGTACTTCATCTTTTCCATGCCCTCGGCGGGTTTGATGGAGATACCACCACTGTCAAAGGTGATTCCCTTGCCGACGAGACCGAAGACAGGCGCACTCGCCGCCAGCTCTCGGGGAGAATAGCGAAGGATAATGAAGCGCGGGGGCTCGTCGCTGCCGCGGGCTACCGCAAGGAACGCCCCCATGCCCAGTTCGGCGATGCGCTTTTCATCCAGGATCTCTGCCTCGAGACCAAATTGCTGAGCCATCTCCAGGGCGCGCTGGGCGAGAATGCGAGGCGTGAGCGCATTCGAGGGTTCGTTGACAAGATCGCGGGTAAAGTTTTGCGCTTCGGCAATGACACGCCCGCGCCGCACCGCGGCTTCAACCTCAGCCTGCTGATCACCGTCAAGACCAGCCACGGTGAAGGCGGCCACTTTCTTTTGGTCGTTCTTGTCTGTTTTGTACTTGTCAGCTTCGTAGTCACCCAGCAGGGCACCTTCCGTCACGGCCTGTGCCGCATCAGCGATCGGAATGTCAGGGGGGAGAAGAAACGCGATGGTGCGAACGCCTTTGCTTTTCAAATGGCGGAGGGCGGCCGCGGCTACTTTTCGCAACTCCGGCAGTCCGAACTTTTCGGGCTTCCCTGCCCCAACCAATAGAAGCCGGTTGGCAACCAAACCGGGGACATGGTGGAGGAGAACCATGTCCAGCGATTGGCCGGTCAGTTCGCCGGCTTGCTGCAGATCCCTCAGACGTCCCCCGCTCAAAGAATCGATCTGCTGAAGCAGTGGTGGAAGCTGATCTTTGGATTCAGGGATGCAGGCGGCCAGCGCGTCGCCCTTCCAGGTTTCAATGGAACCGGCGAAAAGGGTGATGTCCATGGATCTCCGTCGTTGGCGCTAAAAACGTTTGTGCCGGCGCATCGCTTCCGCCGCTTCGCGTTCGGCGGCGCGGCGGCGAATGGTCTCACGTTTGTCATAAATCTTTTTGCCTTTGGCCAGAGCAATTTCGCACTTGGCCCGACCGCGCTTGAAATAGATCTTCAGGGGAACCAGCGTGAGGCCCTTTTCTCTGGTTTTCCCAAAGAGTTTACGAATCTCCTGGCCATGCAGCAGCAGCCGGCGCGCGCGCAGGGGTGCGTGGTTCGAATAACCACCAGCCGCGTAGGGAGGAATATGACAGTTGAGCAGCCAGGCCTGACCGTCCTTAATCGCCACATAGCTGTCGCGCAGATTGGCCTCCCCGGCGCGGAGTGATTTAACTTCTGTGCCCAGCAACTCCAAGCCCGCCTCAAACCTGTCCAGTAGGAAATAGTTGTGGCTGGCAAGGCGGTTTGTGGCAACCACTTTTTCGTCGGTGGACTTACCTTGAGCCATTCAAAACCAACTATCTTAAGGTCGGGCAGAGGAAGATGCAAGCCGACGGTACGGGTCTCTTGCCGGAGTTGGTAAGCAGTGCTAGACTCACGG is part of the Candidatus Acidiferrales bacterium genome and harbors:
- a CDS encoding leucyl aminopeptidase; translation: MDITLFAGSIETWKGDALAACIPESKDQLPPLLQQIDSLSGGRLRDLQQAGELTGQSLDMVLLHHVPGLVANRLLLVGAGKPEKFGLPELRKVAAAALRHLKSKGVRTIAFLLPPDIPIADAAQAVTEGALLGDYEADKYKTDKNDQKKVAAFTVAGLDGDQQAEVEAAVRRGRVIAEAQNFTRDLVNEPSNALTPRILAQRALEMAQQFGLEAEILDEKRIAELGMGAFLAVARGSDEPPRFIILRYSPRELAASAPVFGLVGKGITFDSGGISIKPAEGMEKMKYDMAGGATMLGVMRAITQLNLPFRVMAFVPAAENLMSGRAQKPGDIQTSLSGKTIEVLNTDAEGRLVLADALTYAKRLGCTCLIDAATLTGAIVVALGNLNAGIFASDAVLLERFLASAQAAGEKMWSMPLDEEYAELMKSHIADLKNISGQRGGGAITAAMFLKAFAEETPWLHLDIAGTAWLDDPKPWSARGASGIGVRTLIHFLTHYPVGQAPPDGPTPASVPRGVKS
- the smpB gene encoding SsrA-binding protein SmpB codes for the protein MAQGKSTDEKVVATNRLASHNYFLLDRFEAGLELLGTEVKSLRAGEANLRDSYVAIKDGQAWLLNCHIPPYAAGGYSNHAPLRARRLLLHGQEIRKLFGKTREKGLTLVPLKIYFKRGRAKCEIALAKGKKIYDKRETIRRRAAEREAAEAMRRHKRF